In the Desulfovermiculus halophilus DSM 18834 genome, CAAACATGGATGCAATTCAAAATATAGCTTCTTATTATGACCTTCCTGTTATTGAAGATTGTTGTCACACATTCATGACCAAATACAAAGGAAATCTTGTTGGCTCGTTAGGATTGGGAGCTTTCTATTCGTTTGAGTGGGGAAAGCCTGTAGTAGCAGGAGTTGGAGGGGGAATAGAAATAAACGATGAAAATATCAGGGAAAAGGTGAAAGAAGATTATTTATCTTATCAGCAACCTGGCTTTGTCACTCAAGGGAAGATTGAATTGCAATATCAAGCATTTCGCTTGCTGTATCGACCATCATTATATTGGCCAGTACGCACTCTCTTTCACAAGTTAGGAGATCTCGGCTTGGCTGAAAGCAATTATAATCCTGTGGGTAAAAATAATATATCTAAAGATTTTCAGCTCAAGATGACAAAGGGCGTGAAACACCGGCTAGAAAAATACCTTAAGAGCGTGGAAAAAATCTCAGCACATAGCAGATGGGCTTCAGATCAATACCAACAAAACATTGTATCAAGATTAGTGTCTCTCCCAAACGTTTCTGAGGATTGCGACACTGTTTTTGCCAGGTACCCACTTCTGGCCAAAAACAAACAAGACCTATTGGCAAAGGCAAAAAAGGC is a window encoding:
- a CDS encoding DegT/DnrJ/EryC1/StrS family aminotransferase, whose protein sequence is MTYSLSQDPFVYFRGRVGLYALLKALNVTSNDKVAIQAFTCLAVPEAIMALGAQPSYIDTEQNGFNMAPEDLQNKITDHTQAIVVQHTFGIPANMDAIQNIASYYDLPVIEDCCHTFMTKYKGNLVGSLGLGAFYSFEWGKPVVAGVGGGIEINDENIREKVKEDYLSYQQPGFVTQGKIELQYQAFRLLYRPSLYWPVRTLFHKLGDLGLAESNYNPVGKNNISKDFQLKMTKGVKHRLEKYLKSVEKISAHSRWASDQYQQNIVSRLVSLPNVSEDCDTVFARYPLLAKNKQDLLAKAKKAGVELAEWYATPVHPLSGQELPLVHYTEGSCPNAEKLCKEVVSLPVHLRVRQKDIDRAIAFLNGV